Proteins encoded together in one Undibacterium sp. CCC3.4 window:
- a CDS encoding helix-turn-helix domain-containing protein produces MKKVTKTVSPYSSHIADVETLGHFIRAQRTAEGLTIEQAALSIGIAKQTLADLEKGKSTVGIGIVLRIVSDLGLNLFVADKQDSKAVTDFIRLRPYDTGRIK; encoded by the coding sequence ATGAAAAAAGTCACGAAAACCGTTTCCCCTTACAGCTCGCACATCGCTGACGTGGAGACGCTTGGCCACTTCATTCGCGCACAGCGCACCGCCGAAGGTCTTACCATTGAACAGGCGGCGTTGAGCATCGGTATTGCGAAACAGACACTCGCCGATCTGGAAAAAGGCAAGTCCACGGTCGGCATTGGGATTGTGTTGCGCATCGTTTCCGACTTGGGCTTGAACCTGTTCGTCGCGGACAAGCAGGACTCGAAAGCAGTGACGGACTTCATCCGGCTGCGTCCCTACGACACCGGCAGGATCAAATAA